Proteins found in one Mucilaginibacter terrenus genomic segment:
- a CDS encoding FtsK/SpoIIIE family DNA translocase → MPVKGNQFRTNSFRDEEAPRTKGGKAEKAKPSRLQREAFSFRQLRDERVLKITGLFFIVLSAFFLIAFTSYLFTWEQDQSYVSPANGGWQNLFKTTKELMESGVNSPVVDNWLGKFGALLANQFIFEWFGVASFIFVFIFFIVGFRLLFKIRLFSLAKMLAYCLFGIVFISITIGFIHGMIIDYPHYLEGEFGYWSNRLLSAQVGHAGTGGILAFAGLTVLIIAYNIDFKLPTRRERTNEEHVDRVAPEPVELVEEEISLPVEWPRNGRTRNEVAAENAVKSVTLEPVVAAPLVQNTIVHEPIVLTPEPFATSEPEEETEIPLTIDVARPTPVMNIEKSDDDKAKALVDEFGTYDHTLELASYKYPTLDLLENYGSNKIAVNTDELEANKNKIVETLNHYNIEIDKIKATIGPTVTLYEIIPAPGVRISKIKNLEDDIALSLAALGIRIIAPMPGKGTIGIEVPNSHPEMVSMRSVLATEKWQNNTMDLPIAMGKTISNEVFIADLAKMPHLLVAGATGQGKSVGINAILVSLLYKKHPAELKFVLVDPKKVELTLFRKIERHFLAKLPDDGDAIITDTKKVVNTLNSLCIEMDQRYDLLKDAQVRNLREYNTKFVNRKISDPEKHRYLPFIVLVIDEFADLMMTAGKEVEQPIARIAQLARAVGIHLVIATQRPSVNVITGTIKANFPARLAFRVLSKIDSRTILDAGGADQLIGRGDMLLSTGSDLIRLQCAFVDTPEVEKISEFIGNQRGYATAMYLPEYVGDGEAGSSPKEFDPDDRDPMFEDAARLIVLHQQGSTSLIQRKMKLGYNRAGRIIDQLEAAGIVGAFEGSKARDVLFPDEYSLERHLEELQKPRD, encoded by the coding sequence ATGCCAGTAAAAGGAAACCAGTTCAGGACAAATAGTTTTAGAGATGAAGAGGCGCCGCGTACTAAGGGCGGTAAAGCCGAAAAAGCGAAGCCGTCTCGGCTTCAGCGTGAGGCGTTTTCCTTTAGACAGCTGCGCGATGAACGGGTTTTAAAGATCACTGGCTTATTCTTTATCGTTCTTTCGGCGTTTTTCCTTATCGCGTTTACCTCTTACCTTTTTACCTGGGAGCAGGATCAAAGCTATGTGTCGCCTGCAAACGGCGGCTGGCAAAATTTGTTTAAAACTACCAAAGAGCTAATGGAAAGCGGTGTAAACAGCCCAGTAGTAGATAACTGGCTGGGTAAGTTTGGTGCGCTTCTGGCAAATCAATTCATATTCGAGTGGTTTGGTGTAGCATCATTTATTTTTGTATTTATCTTCTTTATAGTTGGTTTCAGGCTGCTGTTTAAAATACGTTTGTTCTCTCTGGCCAAAATGCTTGCTTACTGCTTGTTTGGTATTGTTTTCATATCTATAACAATCGGGTTTATCCACGGGATGATCATTGATTACCCGCATTATCTTGAAGGTGAGTTCGGCTACTGGAGCAATCGTTTGCTCAGTGCCCAGGTTGGCCATGCAGGTACCGGCGGAATACTGGCGTTCGCGGGCTTGACAGTGCTTATCATTGCTTATAACATCGATTTCAAACTACCCACTCGTCGCGAACGCACTAACGAGGAACATGTCGATCGTGTTGCTCCGGAGCCTGTTGAATTAGTTGAGGAGGAGATATCTTTACCAGTAGAATGGCCACGCAATGGCCGTACCCGCAATGAGGTAGCTGCAGAAAACGCCGTAAAAAGCGTGACTTTAGAGCCCGTTGTTGCCGCACCGTTGGTGCAAAATACTATAGTTCATGAGCCCATAGTGCTCACCCCTGAACCATTTGCAACCAGCGAACCTGAAGAAGAAACGGAAATACCGCTTACCATAGATGTGGCACGCCCCACACCAGTAATGAACATCGAGAAAAGCGACGATGATAAAGCTAAGGCGCTGGTTGATGAATTTGGTACTTATGACCATACGCTGGAACTAGCATCTTATAAATACCCTACGCTTGACTTGCTGGAGAATTACGGCTCTAACAAGATCGCCGTTAATACAGATGAGTTAGAGGCTAACAAGAACAAAATTGTTGAGACGCTTAATCATTACAATATCGAGATTGATAAGATTAAGGCGACAATTGGTCCAACGGTTACTTTATACGAGATCATACCGGCGCCGGGCGTGCGTATCTCTAAGATAAAGAACCTGGAGGATGATATTGCGTTGAGTCTTGCCGCTTTGGGTATCCGTATTATTGCGCCGATGCCAGGTAAGGGTACCATCGGTATAGAGGTTCCAAATTCGCATCCGGAGATGGTGTCCATGCGGTCGGTACTCGCGACTGAAAAATGGCAGAACAATACCATGGATCTACCCATTGCAATGGGAAAAACCATCTCTAACGAAGTGTTTATTGCCGACCTTGCTAAGATGCCACACTTGCTGGTTGCAGGTGCTACGGGTCAGGGTAAATCGGTTGGTATAAACGCGATACTGGTTTCGCTGCTCTACAAAAAGCACCCCGCGGAACTTAAATTTGTGCTCGTCGATCCAAAAAAGGTGGAGCTAACGTTGTTCCGCAAGATAGAAAGGCACTTTCTGGCCAAACTACCGGATGATGGCGACGCTATTATAACCGACACCAAAAAGGTGGTAAATACGCTAAATTCACTCTGTATTGAGATGGATCAGCGCTACGACCTGCTTAAAGATGCCCAGGTACGTAACCTGCGCGAATACAATACCAAATTTGTAAACCGTAAGATAAGTGATCCTGAAAAGCACCGTTACTTGCCGTTTATAGTATTGGTGATCGATGAGTTCGCCGACCTGATGATGACCGCAGGTAAAGAAGTAGAGCAGCCAATAGCACGTATAGCGCAGCTGGCACGTGCCGTGGGTATTCACCTGGTTATTGCTACGCAGCGTCCGTCGGTAAACGTTATCACGGGTACCATCAAGGCCAACTTCCCGGCAAGACTTGCCTTTAGAGTGTTGTCCAAGATTGACTCCCGTACTATTTTAGATGCCGGTGGTGCCGATCAGTTGATAGGGCGGGGGGACATGCTGCTGTCTACAGGAAGCGATCTTATACGTCTTCAGTGCGCCTTTGTGGATACCCCCGAGGTGGAAAAAATATCAGAGTTCATAGGCAATCAACGCGGTTATGCAACTGCAATGTACCTGCCTGAGTATGTTGGAGACGGGGAAGCAGGAAGCAGCCCGAAAGAGTTTGACCCGGACGACCGGGACCCGATGTTTGAGGATGCAGCCCGTTTGATTGTATTACATCAGCAAGGCTCTACATCCCTCATTCAGCGTAAAATGAAATTGGGTTACAACCGTGCAGGACGTATTATTGACCAGTTGGAAGCCGCAGGGATTGTTGGTGCATTTGAAGGCAGCAAAGCCCGTGATGTGCTTTTCCCTGACGAGTACAGCCTGGAGCGTCATCTCGAAGAGCTACAAAAACCACGCGATTAA
- a CDS encoding diiron oxygenase translates to MQAEEIERLIRISKERPLLPETYVPWQEQPKANDLYLPEKLTSLEGTPLYHTLTPQQKTDLGRHEAVQVLYSYGWGEALFCVFMTRYLLQLPPDGPEHRFLIREIIEEYRHQEMFSQAIIQLNGEALPPTKMHQFIGKFSTNYLPADFLFMGSLAVELITDMYGNYSRRAPEIYVVLRKVFELHNIEEGRHIHFTKGLLQTYTAKAGYIRKTLYSFVILMNIYFVRTMYVRKEIYERIGINNADAVFKEATRNYRSKFTQNCLGHIIEFVDSWGGFNLLTRWAWRWLLHAKV, encoded by the coding sequence ATGCAGGCAGAAGAAATTGAACGGCTGATAAGGATAAGCAAGGAAAGGCCATTATTGCCGGAAACCTACGTGCCCTGGCAGGAGCAACCTAAAGCTAACGACCTTTACCTGCCTGAAAAGCTTACGTCGCTGGAAGGGACGCCCTTATACCACACTTTAACACCGCAACAAAAAACAGACCTTGGCCGACATGAGGCGGTACAGGTGCTGTATTCCTATGGCTGGGGCGAAGCATTGTTTTGTGTATTTATGACGCGGTATCTGCTTCAGTTGCCGCCAGATGGCCCTGAGCACCGGTTTCTCATCCGTGAGATCATAGAAGAATATCGCCACCAGGAGATGTTCTCCCAAGCTATTATACAGCTAAACGGTGAAGCGTTGCCGCCAACAAAAATGCATCAGTTTATTGGCAAATTCAGCACTAACTATTTACCTGCCGATTTCCTATTTATGGGTAGCCTGGCGGTTGAACTTATAACCGATATGTACGGCAATTACAGCAGGAGGGCGCCTGAAATATATGTTGTATTGCGAAAAGTGTTTGAGTTGCACAATATTGAGGAAGGAAGGCACATCCATTTTACCAAGGGCTTGCTGCAAACCTATACAGCAAAAGCAGGGTACATCAGAAAAACCCTATACAGTTTTGTAATACTGATGAACATTTACTTTGTGCGCACCATGTATGTACGTAAGGAGATATATGAACGTATAGGCATTAACAACGCTGATGCAGTTTTTAAAGAAGCCACCCGCAACTACCGCAGTAAATTCACGCAAAATTGCCTTGGCCATATTATTGAGTTTGTTGACAGCTGGGGCGGTTTCAATCTCCTAACACGATGGGCGTGGAGATGGTTATTGCATGCGAAAGTGTAA
- a CDS encoding GIY-YIG nuclease family protein has product MMLYKQAHIYIMSNQYRTTFYIGVTADLRARIWQHINGEGSAFVKQYHLFDLIYHEHFHRVEDAIAREKQLKNWKRQWKINLIQSVNPEMRDLKNDLELPDSLVS; this is encoded by the coding sequence ATGATGCTTTATAAACAAGCACACATTTACATTATGTCGAACCAATATCGTACGACATTCTATATCGGTGTTACCGCCGATTTGCGAGCAAGAATTTGGCAGCATATTAATGGCGAAGGCTCGGCATTTGTAAAGCAATACCACTTATTTGATCTGATTTATCATGAACACTTCCACCGCGTTGAAGATGCGATCGCCCGTGAGAAGCAGTTGAAAAATTGGAAACGGCAGTGGAAGATTAACTTGATACAGAGCGTTAATCCGGAAATGAGAGACCTTAAGAATGATCTTGAACTACCTGATAGCTTAGTCTCCTAG
- a CDS encoding acyltransferase family protein translates to MDAKAERFLSLDVFRGLTICFMIIVNTPGSGSAPFSPLEHAAWFGFTPTDLVFPSFLFAVGNAMSFTSKRFAQMTTSAVLGRIFKRAVIIFLLGYLMYWFPFFEQHNGVWGFKPFSHTRVMGVLQRIALCYLFASVIVYFVKSFRTVVVISILLLVGYQVILLAFGDHDAPYGMLTNAGTYLDKFILGDNHLYHGEGVPFDPEGILSTLPAIVNVICGYYAGRFIQQKGKEYEALAKMLLVGCLFIFIALCWNMSFPIGKKLWTSPFTLLTVGLDLVIISALIYAVEVRSWRAANWPAFFTTVGKNPLAIYILSEILIIAFWMIPLGGKSFFDTVNHSFYQAIAPGPVGSLLFAVSYMLVCWLVGKLLEKRNIYIRV, encoded by the coding sequence ATGGATGCAAAAGCCGAGCGGTTCCTTTCCCTGGATGTGTTCCGCGGACTTACCATTTGTTTCATGATCATTGTTAACACGCCCGGCAGTGGCTCGGCGCCTTTTTCGCCGTTAGAACATGCTGCATGGTTCGGTTTCACGCCTACTGACCTGGTTTTTCCGTCATTTCTTTTTGCGGTAGGTAATGCCATGAGCTTTACATCAAAAAGGTTTGCGCAAATGACAACAAGCGCGGTGTTGGGCAGAATATTTAAACGTGCGGTTATTATTTTCCTGCTAGGCTACTTAATGTATTGGTTCCCATTTTTTGAGCAGCACAATGGTGTTTGGGGCTTTAAACCGTTTAGCCATACCCGTGTAATGGGCGTGCTGCAGCGAATAGCCTTATGCTACCTGTTCGCCTCCGTTATCGTTTACTTTGTTAAATCTTTCAGAACGGTTGTAGTTATCAGCATTTTGTTACTGGTAGGCTACCAGGTTATCCTACTTGCCTTCGGCGATCATGATGCTCCATATGGGATGCTTACCAATGCGGGCACCTATCTGGATAAATTTATTTTGGGCGACAATCACCTTTATCATGGCGAAGGAGTGCCATTTGACCCTGAAGGGATACTCAGTACGCTGCCGGCTATAGTAAACGTTATTTGTGGCTATTACGCTGGCAGATTCATTCAGCAAAAAGGAAAAGAGTACGAAGCACTTGCAAAAATGCTGTTAGTAGGCTGCCTGTTCATATTCATTGCTTTGTGCTGGAACATGAGCTTCCCTATAGGAAAAAAACTATGGACCAGCCCCTTCACCCTGCTCACTGTTGGACTTGACCTGGTAATAATTTCCGCGCTTATTTACGCTGTAGAAGTTCGTAGCTGGAGAGCAGCTAATTGGCCCGCATTCTTCACTACGGTAGGTAAAAACCCGTTAGCTATCTACATTTTGTCAGAAATACTTATCATAGCTTTCTGGATGATTCCGCTTGGAGGCAAAAGTTTTTTTGATACCGTAAACCATTCCTTTTACCAGGCCATAGCGCCCGGTCCGGTAGGTTCTTTATTGTTTGCTGTAAGCTATATGTTGGTTTGCTGGCTGGTGGGTAAATTACTGGAGAAAAGGAATATTTATATAAGGGTTTAA
- a CDS encoding LolA family protein codes for MKKAALFIFALLFSATAVFAQKDSDAKTILNKLSKQYRTYDAVKTNFSLLIDNQQANVKETQTGTLVARSKINKYKVTIYQPGKTNAVTQEIISDGKSQWTYLKDANEVQLANADNSDDGFNPAKIFTMYEKGYKYIYIGLQKAGGKTYQVVDLTPEDAKASFFKVRLMIDKAKNQLYSAMIFDKNGSRYTYTLKTFAPVKVTDAAFTYDKKAHPGAELVDLR; via the coding sequence ATGAAAAAAGCAGCACTATTTATATTCGCCCTATTGTTTTCGGCAACTGCCGTTTTCGCCCAAAAGGACAGCGACGCAAAAACCATCCTGAATAAACTAAGCAAGCAATATCGTACCTACGATGCGGTTAAAACCAACTTTAGTTTATTAATAGATAACCAGCAAGCAAACGTAAAAGAAACCCAAACGGGTACGTTGGTGGCGCGTTCAAAAATAAATAAGTACAAAGTTACCATATACCAGCCGGGCAAAACTAATGCTGTAACTCAGGAGATCATAAGTGATGGTAAAAGCCAGTGGACCTACTTGAAAGATGCGAACGAAGTACAGCTGGCAAACGCGGACAACAGCGACGACGGCTTCAACCCGGCTAAAATATTCACCATGTACGAGAAGGGGTATAAATACATTTATATCGGTTTACAAAAAGCAGGCGGTAAAACTTACCAGGTGGTAGACCTTACTCCTGAAGATGCAAAAGCCTCGTTCTTTAAAGTAAGGCTGATGATAGATAAGGCTAAAAACCAGCTATACAGTGCTATGATCTTTGATAAAAATGGCAGCCGTTATACCTACACGCTAAAAACTTTCGCCCCCGTGAAAGTGACAGATGCCGCTTTTACTTACGATAAGAAAGCTCATCCGGGTGCAGAACTGGTAGACCTCAGATAA